A stretch of DNA from Bactrocera neohumeralis isolate Rockhampton chromosome 6, APGP_CSIRO_Bneo_wtdbg2-racon-allhic-juicebox.fasta_v2, whole genome shotgun sequence:
TGACACCGTTTGTGGAACAGCGGGGTATGTTCCCGCTGGACCTGCACCTACTGGCTGAGCACCTGCTCCTGGCCGATATCCTGTTCCTGGTTGTAAGCCTGCTCCTGGTTGTTGTTCAGCACCTGGTTGATAACCTGCTCCTGGCAGATATCCTGTTCCTGGTTGTAATCCTGCTCCGGGTTGTTGTTCAGCTACTGGTTGATAACCTGCTCCTGGTTGATAACCTGCTACTGGCTGGTATCCTGTTCCTGGTCGTAATCCTGCTCCGGGTTGTTGTTCAGCCCCTGCTTGATAACCTGCTCCTGGCTGATATCCTACTCCTGGTTGTAAGCCTACTCCGGGTTGTTGTTCAGCTCCTGGTTGATAACCTGCTCCTGGTTGATATCCTGCTCCTGGTTGATAACCTGCTCCTGGCTGATATCCTATTCCTGGTTGTAAGCCTGCTCCGGGTTGTTGTTCAGCTCCTGGTTGATAACCTGCTCCTGGTTGATATCCTGCTCCAGGTTGATAACCTGCTCCTGGCTGATATCCTGGTCCTGGTTGTAAGCCTGCTCCTGGTTGTTGTTCAGTTCCTGGTTGATAACCTGCTCCTGGTTGATATCCTGCTCCAGGTTGATAACCTGCTCCTGGCTGATATCCTGTTCCTGGTCGTAATCCTGCTCCGGGTTGTTGTTCAGCCCCTGATTGATAACCTGCTCCTTGCTGATATCCTGTTCCTGGTTGTAAGCCTGCTCCGGGTTGTTGTTCAGCTCCTGGTTGATAACCTGCTCCTGGTTGATATCCTGTTCCTGGTTGGTAACCTGCTCCTGGCTGATATCCTGTTCCTGGTTGTAAGCCTGCACCTGGTTGTTGTCCAGATCCTGGTTGATATCCTGCTGTTGGGTGATATCCTATACCTGTGCCTACTCCGGGTTGTAGTCCAGCACCTGGTTGTGCATCTGCTCCTGGTTGAGGACTCACTTGTGGTTGGTAACCTACACCCGGTTGCAAACCTGCACCAGGTTGCAAACCTGCACCAGGTAGCAAGCTCGCTCCTGGTTGATATCCTGCACCTGGTTGTAATTGAGCACCTTGTTGATACCCTACCCCTGGTTGATAACCAGCACCAGGATGAGCTCCCGGACCGCCAATGACATCTGGGGCATAAATTCCACTAGGCCCAGATGGAATACCAGATACTCCACTTCCAGGTTGCCAATAAGATCCAGTTGGATGAGTGCTTACAACTGGTCCAGTTGGCTGACCTCGTGTAACACCACCTGTCGGGATACCAGCTTGACCAGATCCAGGAGCTTGACCGATTGGACTGGGGCCGTAGATTTGAGATCCCGAGGGAATACCAACTCCTGGAGCTTGCACACCAATTGGTTGAGGTCTGCCACCAGTTTGAATACCTGTGGTTCCTGGCGCATAACCACTTTGTGGCCTTGACCCCGTAATAGGTCCCAAACCGGGGGAATAAGCTTGACCCGAACTTAAATCTACACCTTGTTGAATACCACCACCAGGCCTTGAGCTAACCGTCGTACCTATACCAGGTCCATAAATACCACTGGGTGGTGCACCACCACCAATCCCACCTCCCGGTGGCGCAGGTTGACGGCCTGGTTGCGGTACATATAATCCACCAACCTGACCGGGTTGTAAACCGCCACCAACACTTGTGTAAGTTGGCTGTCCGGTTATTTGTGGACCACCTTGTACAAGTGCTCCAGGCCTTTGATCAGCAGCTGATCCGACCACTCCTGTCCCTGGTTGACCAGTAGGAAGGCCAGCACTGGGAGCATACGCACCTCCATGTACAACTTGGCCACCAATTTGCTGACCAGGTCTTGTAGCTCCTTCTACTCTAGGACCACCAATTTGTCCAGTACCATATCCACTACCTGGCCCCAAAGCGCCACCAGGCTGCACGCTCTCTGGTTGTCCATAAATTGCTCCAGGTCTCACAATAGCTCCTGCTTGAGGTCCTCCACCAGCTCCTGTGCCACCAGTTCCAGTTGGTTGACCGATTCCAGGTCCATAAGATGTCCCGGGTCTAGCTCCCGGCCTTATAATCGCACCTGGTTGAACACCAGCATCTGAGCCAGGAGTTGAGGGTCCAGGTCCAATGGGTTGACCACCAACACCAGGTTGTCGTCCGATACCAGCTATTCCACCAGGTCCAACGGGTTGACCACCAGTGCCAACACCATAACCGGCACCAGGTTGTCGCCCAATACCGCCAACACCTCCAGGTCCAATGGGCTGACCAGCAGTACCAACACCATAACCGGCACCAGGTTGTCGCCCAATACCGCCAACACCTCCAGGTCCAATGGGCTGACCAGCAGTACCAACGCCATAACCAGCGCCAGGCTGTCGCCCAATACCGCCCACGCCTCCAGGTCCAACAGGCTGTCCAACAGTACCAACACCATAACCGGCACCGGGCTGTTGTCCAGCAGTAGGGCCTCTTGCACCTAGACCTCCAGGGCCACTAGGCTGTACACCGCCAGGAGCCAAAACACCCCCTTGCCTCAATGTGCCAGCAGCTCCAGGACCCCCAATTGTAGTAGTACCTGCAGTGCCAGGAATGATTCTCAAGGCATCTGGCCTACCACTACCGCCAACATAAGTGAGGGGATCGGGAGAACCCGCGGGATATTCTAAATTAAATATGTGGGTATATTAACTAAGGTATCATGTACCAGTATTGTTAAACATAACTTACCATAAGTGGGACTTGATGCACAATCACTGCAATCTCCCATTGAGAATTGACTCTGTGCTTGTCCCATACCATGGCTTCCAGCTAAATTTGTAgatttaatcatttatttatgtaactatatataatttttctggaGTTCATACAAACTGTTGTTCTAGATCCGTGTTCATTAGCCTCTGCTTCAGCTTTGCCATCCTGTTCTGGTTTTCCAAAATTGAGATACTGAGATTGCGTCTGACCACGCATACTTAAAGGAGAACATAAAATGATTTacgttattttaatttatatctcGACGATGAAACTTACTATCCTCGTCCGCTTCGCTTTGATCTATCCAAATCAAGTTGATCATTATCAACCTCGTAATTCGATTCCGGCACGCTTTCATCTAATGACGCCTGAAACATAAggttaaaatgtattttaagaaCTATGCGAACACcgtcatgtatgtatatctagtaAATGTAATGCATAACTtcacttttaaaatataattaaggaCTCAATAAAGCTATGCAAGACATGGGTGGTCCCGATAgagttacttttttcaatatccttGTTTTGACaagtgagtcgtgtcaagcgtTCATGTTcattttgttcagtattgtatGACATTTCATCAAGAAAAGACTTACggctgaacaacgtttacaaatcgtttaactttattacgaaaatgcacgttctgtaaagaatgttttttgcgccttcgctcaacttataatcaacataatcggcctactgagcgtactattcgccatcttgagacccagaattcattattggataatattcggccGAACGGACGTGGTATAGTCCAgcaagcagtgaagaaaatatagcaaccgtagctgagagtgtacacgaagccCATGGTGAGTCGATTCGGCGTACATGACTGTCGGATGGAACGACTCCGCGCATttcacgtcgagatcttaaattgaaagcgtacaaaatacagcttgtgcaataattgaagccactcgaccttcTCAATCGACATCGCTACGCTTTATGGgctttattgagagaacactttggtgagcagataacttaacgttttgggccggtcgattggtcaccaagatcgtgtgatatcgcaccgttatgtatgtatatgtaaagcctaaagtctatgcagcCAATCCGCTTCTATTCAGAACTCTATagataatctgcaaaaaataaatgtcaaagaattttctttcgaatgataataatcaTTCCCCATTAAACTTGAAGCTTCTGTGTTTTTCATTAAAACAGTAGGAACCTCGAGATAGATCATCCTTTATTAAATTCGTGTATTACTACTTTGAAGTACGTTTTGAAAATAGGAAACATTTAAAGATCCTCATTTTTGTGTTGACCAAAATAACTAGCTCTCTTTTATGTTAGGGGAAATCCTTTTCACTTGTACGTGGATTTGTTTCTAATACCTGGATTCATTACCACATTAAAGCAGCTTAATGGGAAATTGAGAGACTCCAATTCCaattcaaaacaagtaaggaagggctaagttcgggtgtcaccgaacattttatactctcgcatgataaagtgataatcgagatttcattatacgtcatttacatatttttcaaataccgtattttttaaagttttattccgctatcatcattggttcctaatgtatatactcgtattatacagaaaaggcatcagatggaattcaaaatagcgttatattggaagaaggcgtggttatgaaccgatttcacccatatttcgcacatgtcatcagggtgttaagaaaatattatataccgaatttcattgaaatcggtctagtagttcctgagatatggtttttggtccataagtgggcgagaccacgcccattttcaatttttaaaaaaagcctgggtgcagcttccttctgcaatttcttccgtaaaatttagtgtttctgacgttttttgttagtcggttaacgcacttttagtgattttcaacataaccttttatgggaggtgggcgtggttattatccgatttcttccatttttgaactgtatatgggaatgcctaaagaaaacgactctgtagagtttggttgacatagctatagtagtttccgagatatgtacaaaaaacttagtagggggtggggccacacccacttttccaaaaaaaattgcgtccaaatatgcccctccctaatgcgattctttgtgccaaatttcactttaatatctttatttatggcttagttatgacactttatagcttttcggtttccgccattttgtgggcgtggcagttggccgattttgcccatcgtcgaacttaaccttcttatggagccaaggaatacgtataccaagtttcatcatgtctcaatttttactcaagttacagcttgcacggacggacggacagacggacggacggacagacagacatccggatttcgactctactcgtcgccctgatcactttggtatacataaccctatatctgactcttttagttttaggacttacaaacaaccgttatgtgaacaaaactataacactctccttagcaacattgttgcgagagtataaaaaatgaatatttcgCAACAAAAACTTtactgaattaattaaattaaataattatgttttgttaacataattacaaacaattatttttctgtttttttgtcaAGAAGACATCAAATGTAGTTTGCGTTTGtcttttgtgttatttttaaagttgttgATATGTGGCTGAAGCATCTATATCAAACTGTCTTTTTTAAACTCCTGTCCTAACTTTCAATAAATTGGTCCAAATTTCAAAGttcgaagtttttaacacccagaaggaagcgttggaggccctataaagtataaatataaatgatcagtatgttgagcttagtcgatttagccatgttcgtctgtctgtatatatacgaactagtccctctgtttttaagatatcgttttgaaattttgcaaacgtcattttctcttcaagaagctgctcatttgtcggaactgccgatatcggaccactataacatatagctgccatacaaactgaacgatcggaatcaagttcttgtatagaaaacttttacatttgacaatgtatcttcacaaaagttggcacaggttattttctaagtcaacaatgtaatctcgaagaaaattgttcagatcggctaactatagcatatagctgccatacaaactgaatgatcgaaatcaaatgcttgcatgggaaacctcctcatttgacgatatatcttcacgaaatttggtatgagttattgttcataggaataatattatatcgaaagaaattgttcagatcggcttgctatagcatatagctgtcatacaaaccgaacgatcggaatcaagggcttgtatggaaaactttcgcattttatgtggtatcttcacgaaatttgtcatgaaTTACTGCTtcaggtaataatataatctccgcaaaaattgttcaaattgcttccatgcaaactgaacacatagttactcaacgaaatgcacctgtgaagggtatattagcttcggtgcagccgaagttaaagttttttcttgtttgaattAATGTGTGTATGGAATCGCAATTTAGGGGTATCCACGATTTGAAATAAAAGAGCACAAATCAGTAATCAAAGTCCGGCTATACCTATAACTAAATCTAGTGTGTGCCGAGGTCACAATATCTGGAAATTTGAAATGGTGAATTTAAATATAGAACAACTAGGTGTGGTAATATCAGTAATTTAgtaataaaacagaaatttataaaaagcaacTATGACagcaatattttagaaattgaaaGAATATAAAAACTTATATAAGCAAACTTTTAGTGGGATCTCCTGTTTTTTCAGACATTGAGTACTTTTTTCAGATTTCAACTTTATGATTGTGACACTCGCAAATAACGTCAATAAAACTAGTTTAAAATTCGATGTGAAGGggctttttacaaaaattgtgaGGTTAGTAGTATTGACTTGACAGTTAAGTCAAAATAATGATGTATGAATGAGCGTTGACCGCCGCACATAGGTTTCTTAGTGCATACTGCGGCTAAAAATATAAGGAGTTGTCGCAGGACAATGACATTTGGTACATCATTGTTTTGGAttccaatcaagaaaaaaatgaaaaaaatcaaaatcacgcccccttttttacgcccacctcccatataaggtgaaacttaatttttgacctacagcactgatttttggtacatagcatttttatgacattatatatgttggtgttaaatgaccacctcccatacaaactaaattctcttttatcgaatcttcgtgacattctaattttttaaattttatttagtagtAGAAAAATGTTTAGTACGGACGAAGACATTAATAAGTGATGCAACACATCTTGTTAGTGGATAAGTCCAATTCTTCTGGAATGATACAATACAtccttgttatatatatattgcatacttttgggcggtaACATGCCATTTTAGAGTaactcattgtttttttcaaggggggcaatttggggcagctcaattttttttatcgtttagcTGGCTTTAATTCGGTATATGTATGTCGACAGCGGTAGACAGCGCTAAAAAGATACCACTTTGaagaacattgaaattttgaagtccaaattatgttgttccacaatattttttatgcattatttttttcaatggattttaatgcaaatttttttctttgatacatattataaatgaaaaataattttagttgaattttgttttattgtatcaatgatttgacttttgagtaaattttttgctaattttgattTCTCCACTCACCAAGAGCAGTTCTGGACAAAAAACTAATGCAAAGAATAATACTTTGGTAAAATAAAGATAGTTGGTAAcaaactgtgaaattttcattcaaatcaaacggccatttttgaatttcagccacGGAAATCCCAATGTGCGCCGTTCGAATTTTTAGGACCATCTGCATCGATAGTGAAAGTATCGCAAACAACTGAAATCGGACAGAAACTCGCAATTTAAGTGCAAACAATATACTTGGAGATTCTACAAATACTTCACTTatgcttttaaaatttagtatCATATTAAGCATATTTTCCTCATAAgagaaaaatcaataaatagttgtttataaaattttttgggtatttcacgaaattatataaatttttttggggttctATAATTTCACAATACATCATGCACGCCgaagttaaaaatatgtaaagtgttTTCACTCAGTATCCATTTAACTATGTCAACCAAGGTCGGTAGAAACATTTCGTTTAACTTGTTATGCCAcagtgtaaaaataaataaatggttaTGCTCTCAACTACTTTATCTTATTTGGTtcataaaatgtgaaataaatttttatgatagtttgaaattgttaaaaagcAGAAGTTATTGTGGCTTCTATTTTCCTTATAACGAATGCTATTAGCTTCGAAAGTCATTAGCTTATTTTCACCTGAAACCTTTCttcttaaattaattgaaatcggTGCACAATTTTTCTAGATTCCATATACTAAATGTGAGATatctaaatgaaattaaatgacaTGTCTCCATGACCGCTCTGTGATTCAATACTACAGTTATTATGTTATACTTTTACTAAATACAGTTTTTTCTTCCAGTTCGTCCAGTTgatcttatgtatgtatatatatccaGTAAATTTTATGTAGTCTAATAGAATTAAATCGATGTTTTCTAGGGcatgttttaatttattcagaAATCGTTGCAGATTTTCATATAGTCCCCTTTAGCCAATATAAAcaatttcgaacttccggttgctttgtaccgcatatactgtttccaaaaaataaggtgacatttgaatttaaactgcgcgcgtcaaaggatttggagaattatttttttttaggttggcaGTACTGTCAGtaacatttatgtcaaatttcatgtcaaaatattgattagtgtttgagatacgtgtcgtaaaagtgagtttttcgttttttgcgatgtcgaaatttgttgagcaaagaatttgcattaaattttgtttacggaatcaattttctgctgcggatacgttgaggatgatgcagaaagcctttggtgatgaggctatgtctaaaaaaaattgtttacaagtggtatagtgagttccaagccggccgtgaacgtgtcgaagacgaagagcgtccagggcgaccatcaacctcaaccgacgaagctcacgttcaacaaatcaaagatttggtgtggaaaaaccgtcgattaacaattagagaccttgctgatgaagttggcatatcgaaaggctcagccaataccattttgaaggatattttgggcctcaagcgcgtcaaatctcgactggtaccgaaaacattgaattttttggaaaaaaggcgtcgcgttgaagtgtgtgaaacgatgctttccgactaccagggtgtcatgaaacgcattataactggcgatgagacttggatctatgcttacgatcccgaaacaaccgatcaatcgagcgaatatcgtgccaaaagagagccgagaccaaaaaaatcgcgccaaagtcgctcaaaaatcaaggtcatgttgactgttttcttcgattatcgtggtgttgtgcattatgaattccttccaatcggtcaaacagtcaacaaggaatattatttgaacgttatgcgtcgtttgcgtaacgctatccgcctaaaaaggccggaattgtggaaagacaattcttggtttttacaccacgataatgcaccatcccatactgccctcgtaattcgtgatcaaaAAACTCAACTCATATCGTTCcgcacctgatctggcgccgagcgatttctggctattcaccaagctcaaaagaccgctccggggacaccgtttttatacgatagaggagattcaagccacagcgaagacggaactgcaGGCCATCCCGGCAAGTGaatacaaccagtgtttcgaagattggaaaacccgttggcataagtgctttgcatcgggaggggattactttgaaggggattgaattgatttggaagaataaataaggaattttcaaaataaatactatgccaccttattttttggcattgtatcggccaatatgtgcgttatctcaatgaaaattagagAGCGTGTCTTCTCATAATGTtgtatatttgtgcctaaaattaaTACGATTTGGTGAGAACTTAACCTAGCCTTAACTTAACCtaggtatcttaatgaaacccagcCCAGAAACTGGACGATACtacccccaactcccatatgctacataaaacaattttcgttttctAACAAGTTTTTTgccgaataaaaaaataaacaccaAAAAATTTTCTCGAGTATATCTGAGTTatcaaaattaatgcaatcagcTCATCTCTTACTCTGTCCCCAAAATACCCCATAAAATGATTACGGTCTTGCCACCGGTATTTAAACTGTTCGGTTTGGCCAAAGTGTGTTATATTTCAATGAAACTAAATTAAcaagttttctcaaaaattatgtGGTTTAGCGCTGAATTAGAATGAAattggtatgtatgtacctcatatccctaatataaTGATATCCTCTGGTTAATGTTTTCCACATCAACTCAATATACTAAATTTAGACTTTTCGGTCGAGTTGATATGACACATCTCACATTTGAAGacgtttttacataaatttagctaacaatttcattaaataatagaTGATTGATTCTTTCGCAATattttaatactcttgcaacatgttgctgcagaaTATGGAAGTTTTGTTCACCGAACAGTTGTTCGTATCACATataactaatcgagatagatatagagttatatacatataatgatttgtcaaaaaagtcttgcggtatttttattgaattttttttttctttattgaaatttaaatgaatttttgatgaatcatgcccagctcttgaccgatgctacgaatgctactatgccggtctctttcgaccaattcagcgattttatcgcaattttcgacgacaggccttccggagcgtggcgcatcttcgaccacctctacaccagaacgaaaacgttgaaaccatcgttgtgcggtggaaatggaaactgtatcgggtccataaactgcataaattttattggcggcttgagatgcatttttgcctttatcgtagtagtactgtaaaatatgctgtattttctctttattttgctccatgtttgcgacggtataactcacgaacgacttagaAGAAACGACAaccaatcaaacacgtgttagcgcgtgaaatgagctttccaaaaagatatagcatgacccgatgcgacgaataaaactagaactacgcgctttcagcgccaactagcgaaaataccgcaagactattttgacaacctaatatataagtgatcaggatgacgagaaaagttgaaatccgggtgactgtctgtctgtcggcCGTACGTCCGTGCAagcgtaatcgaaccactgccacgcctacaaaacgccattaaccgaaaacctattaaGGCCCATAAGGAAGCACTAAATTGAGATATAATATGGTACAGGGGATCCCAGTAGCgggcaaaaatttttgaaaaagtgggtgtggcaccgccctctaataagtttaatgtacatatctactcAGCTACTACAACGAAATGTGCTTTTCGCAAATATTATACGAGCTCTTTCCGGCAGtgtaaaaatagatgaaatcggaagataacacTGTTCACTCTCCATATAAAGGTTCGGTTAAAAACtgaatcaataaataaaattaataactcctttaaagtatgccaccttatgaccaaaaacttCGCAAATGTAAACTCCAGTatgtagttgacttttgactgaaactatcggtcaatgtatgggattataattgaaattcagagagaaacctttcctgatagtagtcTGCATGTAGGCTAAAAATGTGTTGATTCGGgtaaatacttcccttagcctcTCTAAATATGTGAGTTACCTTAATTAAATTGAGAGAGAGGGTTTTTCTTTTAACGGTACATTTTTGTGCTTAGCGTGAATAAAATTGGGTGAAATCTCGCTCTAGATCATATATAACTAACAAGTCTTATCAACCTGAGAGTACTTCCCTAGCTTTGAccctggcaagttgcaagagtatgatcTGTTCGCTTACACCcgaaattatttcttatttgtttaaaagaaagttttgccaacacctgAAGGTATTATATTTCACCGGATTTGATATTTGCAAGATTGCAAGAGATACATATGTTCGGTTACTCCTGAACTTtg
This window harbors:
- the LOC126761495 gene encoding fibroin heavy chain isoform X4; amino-acid sequence: MLPIRWAFVGIALLIAATNGATIASLDESVPESNYEVDNDQLDLDRSKRSGRGYMRGQTQSQYLNFGKPEQDGKAEAEANEHGSRTTVSGSHGMGQAQSQFSMGDCSDCASSPTYEYPAGSPDPLTYVGGSGRPDALRIIPGTAGTTTIGGPGAAGTLRQGGVLAPGGVQPSGPGGLGARGPTAGQQPGAGYGVGTVGQPVGPGGVGGIGRQPGAGYGVGTAGQPIGPGGVGGIGRQPGAGYGVGTAGQPIGPGGVGGIGRQPGAGYGVGTGGQPVGPGGIAGIGRQPGVGGQPIGPGPSTPGSDAGVQPGAIIRPGARPGTSYGPGIGQPTGTGGTGAGGGPQAGAIVRPGAIYGQPESVQPGGALGPGSGYGTGQIGGPRVEGATRPGQQIGGQVVHGGAYAPSAGLPTGQPGTGVVGSAADQRPGALVQGGPQITGQPTYTSVGGGLQPGQVGGLYVPQPGRQPAPPGGGIGGGAPPSGIYGPGIGTTVSSRPGGGIQQGVDLSSGQAYSPGLGPITGSRPQSGYAPGTTGIQTGGRPQPIGVQAPGVGIPSGSQIYGPSPIGQAPGSGQAGIPTGGVTRGQPTGPVVSTHPTGSYWQPGSGVSGIPSGPSGIYAPDVIGGPGAHPGAGYQPGVGYQQGAQLQPGAGYQPGASLLPGAGLQPGAGLQPGVGYQPQVSPQPGADAQPGAGLQPGVGTGIGYHPTAGYQPGSGQQPGAGLQPGTGYQPGAGYQPGTGYQPGAGYQPGAEQQPGAGLQPGTGYQQGAGYQSGAEQQPGAGLRPGTGYQPGAGYQPGAGYQPGAGYQPGTEQQPGAGLQPGPGYQPGAGYQPGAGYQPGAGYQPGAEQQPGAGLQPGIGYQPGAGYQPGAEQQPGVGLQPGVGYQPGAGYQAGAEQQPGAGLRPGTGYQPVAGYQPGAGYQPVAEQQPGAGLQPGTGYLPGAGYQPGAEQQPGAGLQPGTGYRPGAGAQPVGAGPAGTYPAVPQTVSTYGQVGGDGSGAQQGDIYGPGTLPGSGTFGPLGIPGTGATGVGGIGGAGVLPGGVSVGPSALAYPGAAVPGAGALGEYKEEGPGNLITASGAGGADDAFSQAESSISEGQAAASAQGKKNGGTAKTQVSGTYSATGTFSASASTSDSDRSANAQVSGNSDGAMSQSQGQGGAAQSQAQVQVNSKDGGTKASSQSGGVIHQSQSEVQANDKGGLADSQSSGPGQTSSQAQIGFRPNQDGSAPPTTGGGQASAQSGSHSGQSQSQIQGTSKFGVSYHGAAQSASGTKEQVASYREQNRELFHSISQFGNSDAVTDRVDTVYSGPSGTALTADGNALPDLELKSSKSVKEIVNANKVTDEDSTLNEDEEEEPYDEYDDEDEYYNENSKLDSQTGNKPESQSQYRTYTQNSPTQSQQAAVPNSPDKYLLVQNQNGRVQKYPFRSTTEMVPRGFRGTVNVEKKFHTKAVKSQPTDNDLDSAEEPATPTKHRTPDSYVTVTKSITGSMDNTKNPPQENKNFQSTYYTKSSTCGYFTFSCNIVYGANGRSKICRPKAPANGKC
- the LOC126761495 gene encoding fibroin heavy chain isoform X33, coding for MLPIRWAFVGIALLIAATNGATIASLDESVPESNYEVDNDQLDLDRSKRSGRGYMRGQTQSQYLNFGKPEQDGKAEAEANEHGSRTTVSGSHGMGQAQSQFSMGDCSDCASSPTYEYPAGSPDPLTYVGGSGRPDALRIIPGTAGTTTIGGPGAAGTLRQGGVLAPGGVQPSGPGGLGARGPTAGQQPGAGYGVGTVGQPVGPGGVGGIGRQPGAGYGVGTAGQPIGPGGVGGIGRQPGAGYGVGTAGQPIGPGGVGGIGRQPGAGYGVGTGGQPVGPGGIAGIGRQPGVGGQPIGPGPSTPGSDAGVQPGAIIRPGARPGTSYGPGIGQPTGTGGTGAGGGPQAGAIVRPGAIYGQPESVQPGGALGPGSGYGTGQIGGPRVEGATRPGQQIGGQVVHGGAYAPSAGLPTGQPGTGVVGSAADQRPGALVQGGPQITGQPTYTSVGGGLQPGQVGGLYVPQPGRQPAPPGGGIGGGAPPSGIYGPGIGTTVSSRPGGGIQQGVDLSSGQAYSPGLGPITGSRPQSGYAPGTTGIQTGGRPQPIGVQAPGVGIPSGSQIYGPSPIGQAPGSGQAGIPTGGVTRGQPTGPVVSTHPTGSYWQPGSGVSGIPSGPSGIYAPDVIGGPGAHPGAGYQPGVGYQQGAQLQPGAGYQPGASLLPGAGLQPGAGLQPGVGYQPQVSPQPGADAQPGAGLQPGVGTGIGYHPTAGYQPGSGQQPGAGLQPGTGYQPGAGYQPGTGYQPGAGYQPGAEQQPGAGLQPGTGYQQGAGYQSGAEQQPGAGLRPGTGYQPGAGYQPGAGYQPGAGYQPGTEQQPGAGLQPGPGYQPGAGYQPGAGYQPGAGYQPGAEQQPGAGLQPGIGYQPGAGYQPGAGYQPGAGYQPGAEQQPGAGLQPGTGYRPGAGAQPVGAGPAGTYPAVPQTVSTYGQVGGDGSGAQQGDIYGPGTLPGSGTFGPLGIPGTGATGVGGIGGAGVLPGGVSVGPSALAYPGAAVPGAGALGEYKEEGPGNLITASGAGGADDAFSQAESSISEGQAAASAQGKKNGGTAKTQVSGTYSATGTFSASASTSDSDRSANAQVSGNSDGAMSQSQGQGGAAQSQAQVQVNSKDGGTKASSQSGGVIHQSQSEVQANDKGGLADSQSSGPGQTSSQAQIGFRPNQDGSAPPTTGGGQASAQSGSHSGQSQSQIQGTSKFGVSYHGAAQSASGTKEQVASYREQNRELFHSISQFGNSDAVTDRVDTVYSGPSGTALTADGNALPDLELKSSKSVKEIVNANKVTDEDSTLNEDEEEEPYDEYDDEDEYYNENSKLDSQTGNKPESQSQYRTYTQNSPTQSQQAAVPNSPDKYLLVQNQNGRVQKYPFRSTTEMVPRGFRGTVNVEKKFHTKAVKSQPTDNDLDSAEEPATPTKHRTPDSYVTVTKSITGSMDNTKNPPQENKNFQSTYYTKSSTCGYFTFSCNIVYGANGRSKICRPKAPANGKC